From one Gemmatimonadaceae bacterium genomic stretch:
- a CDS encoding carboxypeptidase regulatory-like domain-containing protein, with the protein MRIFSRRPRAHVAGAMSAALLSVTLAATAGAQQRTTMQDRIRMEREQQLARQGGFAVIDGVVTDTLLTPLDNADVTVIGTAAKVITGENGRFRMMQVPSGQYLIVVRRIGFAPTSGIIEVPAGDTVRLAYALVRSGMLLDTVRVREQRVSLRMLEFEQRRKLGTGQFVTRDMLERRGSMYAKDFLRNLTGVIVSPLSGDQFAGTVALSKREGGSVFGDGAGACAMQVLLDGIILPRNFNLDLLPPPKQIAGIEVYSGSATVPPQFGGPDRRCGVIAVWTRDGY; encoded by the coding sequence ATGCGCATCTTTTCTCGTCGCCCCCGAGCCCACGTGGCCGGCGCGATGTCGGCCGCCCTGCTGTCGGTCACCCTGGCGGCCACCGCCGGCGCCCAGCAGCGGACCACCATGCAGGACCGCATCCGGATGGAGCGCGAGCAGCAGCTCGCGCGGCAGGGCGGCTTTGCCGTAATCGACGGCGTCGTGACCGACACACTGCTGACGCCCCTCGATAATGCCGACGTCACGGTCATCGGTACGGCGGCCAAGGTCATCACCGGGGAGAACGGCCGCTTCCGCATGATGCAGGTGCCGTCCGGTCAGTACCTCATCGTGGTCCGGCGCATCGGGTTCGCGCCGACCTCCGGCATCATCGAGGTCCCGGCCGGCGACACGGTGCGCCTCGCCTACGCGCTCGTCCGCAGCGGCATGCTCCTCGACACCGTGCGCGTGCGCGAACAGCGCGTGTCGCTCCGCATGCTGGAGTTCGAACAGCGCCGCAAGCTCGGCACGGGGCAGTTCGTCACCCGCGATATGCTCGAACGCCGCGGCTCCATGTACGCCAAGGACTTCCTCCGCAACCTCACCGGCGTGATCGTCTCGCCACTGAGTGGCGATCAGTTCGCCGGCACCGTGGCGCTCTCCAAGCGTGAAGGCGGCTCGGTCTTTGGGGACGGCGCTGGCGCGTGCGCCATGCAGGTGCTGCTCGACGGCATCATCCTGCCGCGCAACTTCAATCTCGATCTCCTCCCGCCCCCGAAGCAGATCGCCGGCATCGAGGTCTACTCCGGCTCCGCCACGGTCCCGCCCCAGTTCGGTGGCCCTGATCGGCGCTGCGGGGTGATCGCGGTGTGGACACGGGACGGCTACTAA
- a CDS encoding CHRD domain-containing protein, translating to MRRSLLLLLAATGVLTALAVSTPASARLRDWTTTLAGRDGRKVSGSAVVKPGANGAGSEVTVTLDGDTPGATRPWHIHAGSCTKSGGVVGSARAYSPIAIDLKGHGSATAKLDVALSDTSTYYVNIHDAAAAMQIIVACGDLAKH from the coding sequence ATGCGTCGTTCACTCCTGCTGTTGCTCGCGGCCACCGGTGTGCTGACCGCCCTGGCGGTCAGCACCCCCGCATCGGCGCGGCTGCGCGACTGGACCACAACGCTCGCGGGCAGGGACGGCCGCAAGGTCTCCGGCTCGGCGGTGGTGAAGCCCGGGGCCAACGGCGCCGGTTCCGAGGTCACGGTCACGCTCGACGGCGACACGCCCGGCGCGACGCGTCCGTGGCACATCCACGCCGGCAGCTGCACCAAGAGTGGCGGCGTCGTGGGCAGTGCGCGGGCCTACAGCCCCATCGCGATTGACCTCAAGGGCCATGGCAGTGCCACGGCCAAACTCGATGTGGCCCTGAGTGATACCAGCACGTACTACGTGAACATTCACGACGCCGCCGCCGCGATGCAGATCATCGTGGCCTGCGGCGATCTGGCGAAGCACTGA
- a CDS encoding TonB-dependent receptor, with the protein MNNTRFFVSLNDRQESGIMKYTGARRTGGRINLDQTLGTKWTVSAGLDVTRNYFARGFGNNDNAGISPIYNMGYNPAIIDLTKRDATGRYVRMPFYTGSATPGTATSNPFEVLERVTNNESVWRQAASTRIGYTALSTTKNSVQLSYLSGVDRFQQEGFQYSPNYMQYEPADGFLGTVNQVNASSFQFNQGINAVWTFTPGWSWFTSATTSTGGTYENQRLNTYSLRGRGLLPTRQIATGAQDLAITNGRSEFRDQSYYVNEQLLLLNEKLSVNAGLRADRSSANGDREKFYSFPKFSASYRFTNVWTDKIDEIKIRAAKGQSGNRPRYGDRDVLYADGGLIGGGGSLVSNGTLGNTKIKPEVMNETEFGTDIQLFKGRLGLEFTRYQRQIKDLLLTFPLPPSSGLGSQVINGGQLSVLGTEGVISAVPLRKGNLEWTTRIIYNANQQYTDNIPVPAFAVGGSFGASYGRNRIATDTKSTYIWGNAPLGVNGAVRDTILFDSNPIHTTTFNNDFTWKRWGVSALVDWRNGGYVSNMTNNLWDEGGQSRDFVAKGKDRYDTFNKGDIRPYIQNGSYVKIREVTLNYTAPDSWASKIPGARSMRFNLSGRNLAIISKYWSFDPEFSNFGNSNFNRFIDLAPFPSSRQFFFTVDLGF; encoded by the coding sequence GTGAACAACACCCGCTTCTTCGTGTCGCTCAACGACCGTCAGGAGTCGGGCATCATGAAGTACACGGGCGCCCGTCGTACGGGTGGCCGCATCAACCTCGATCAGACGCTCGGCACCAAGTGGACGGTGAGCGCCGGTCTCGACGTGACGCGCAACTACTTCGCGCGCGGCTTCGGCAACAACGACAACGCCGGTATCAGCCCGATCTACAACATGGGCTACAACCCGGCGATCATCGACCTGACGAAGCGTGACGCCACGGGCCGCTACGTGCGCATGCCGTTCTATACGGGCAGCGCGACGCCGGGCACGGCGACGTCGAATCCGTTCGAAGTGCTCGAGCGCGTGACGAACAACGAAAGCGTGTGGCGCCAGGCGGCGTCGACGCGCATCGGCTACACGGCGCTCTCGACCACCAAGAACTCGGTGCAGCTCTCGTACCTGTCGGGTGTGGACCGCTTCCAGCAGGAAGGCTTCCAGTACTCGCCGAACTACATGCAGTACGAGCCGGCCGACGGCTTCCTCGGCACGGTCAACCAGGTCAACGCGTCGAGCTTCCAGTTCAACCAGGGCATCAACGCGGTGTGGACGTTCACGCCGGGGTGGAGCTGGTTCACGTCGGCCACGACCTCGACGGGTGGCACGTACGAAAACCAGCGCCTGAACACGTACAGCCTGCGTGGCCGCGGCCTGCTGCCGACGCGTCAGATCGCGACCGGCGCGCAGGACCTGGCGATCACGAACGGCCGGTCGGAGTTCCGTGACCAGTCGTACTACGTGAACGAGCAGCTCCTGCTCCTCAACGAAAAGCTCTCGGTGAACGCCGGTCTCCGTGCCGACCGTTCGAGCGCCAACGGCGACCGCGAGAAGTTCTACAGCTTCCCGAAGTTCTCGGCGTCGTACCGCTTCACGAACGTGTGGACGGACAAGATCGACGAAATCAAGATCCGCGCCGCGAAGGGTCAGTCGGGTAACCGTCCGCGCTACGGCGACCGTGACGTGCTCTACGCCGACGGTGGTCTGATCGGTGGTGGTGGCTCGCTCGTGTCGAACGGCACGCTCGGCAACACGAAGATCAAGCCGGAAGTGATGAACGAGACCGAGTTCGGTACCGACATCCAGCTCTTCAAGGGTCGCCTCGGCCTCGAGTTCACGCGCTACCAGCGCCAGATCAAGGATCTGCTCCTGACCTTCCCGCTGCCCCCGTCGTCGGGTCTCGGCAGCCAGGTCATCAACGGCGGCCAGCTCTCGGTGCTCGGTACGGAAGGCGTCATCTCGGCGGTGCCGCTCCGCAAGGGCAACCTCGAGTGGACCACGCGCATCATCTACAACGCGAACCAGCAGTACACGGACAACATCCCGGTGCCGGCGTTCGCGGTGGGTGGCTCCTTCGGTGCCTCCTACGGCCGCAACCGTATCGCCACGGACACGAAGTCCACGTACATCTGGGGTAATGCCCCGCTGGGCGTGAACGGAGCCGTGCGCGACACGATCCTGTTCGACTCGAACCCGATCCACACGACGACGTTCAACAACGACTTCACCTGGAAGCGGTGGGGCGTCTCGGCGCTCGTGGACTGGCGCAACGGTGGGTACGTCTCGAACATGACGAACAACCTGTGGGACGAAGGCGGCCAGTCGCGCGACTTCGTGGCCAAGGGCAAGGACCGCTACGACACGTTCAACAAGGGCGACATCCGCCCCTACATCCAGAACGGTTCGTACGTGAAGATCCGCGAAGTGACGCTGAACTACACGGCGCCGGATTCGTGGGCCAGCAAGATCCCGGGTGCCCGCTCGATGCGCTTCAACCTCAGCGGCCGTAACCTCGCGATCATCTCCAAGTACTGGAGCTTCGACCCGGAGTTCTCGAACTTCGGCAACTCGAACTTCAACCGGTTCATCGACCTCGCGCCGTTCCCGTCGAGCCGGCAGTTCTTCTTCACCGTCGACCTGGGCTTCTAA
- a CDS encoding RagB/SusD family nutrient uptake outer membrane protein, translating to MTTTSLKTTTNSVKTSLATLRAVGALASLAALAACNSDKLVLSNPNAPTVEAAAADPQALQLQANGLLRQLRNGRGAFITSTGRFGREAYIYTPQEGRNTSAYLIGISGQNKLDPAGFAVENWGTQYGNLRDIFNFKNSATNSTLLTAEQKSAALGFARTLEGLELLYVISTRDTLGLVVEIKQNASDLAAFVSRDSAYKYIINTLDDGAAKLAAGGSAFPFTMHAGFNGFNTPSTFRQFNRAIAARANAYYATSGGGTAAWQAALTALTASFMNTGATTRAALDAGPSHPYSTASGDANNPLNSVTNTDLFAHMSIQTDAQLKADGNPDDRYTAKIGTRATRNAPQGLGIASSLGFNMYPTTSSSLPIIRNEELLLLRAEALLATGDKAGAIAIINQIRQSSGGLPASTLTTASTDAAVLTELLYNKRYSLLLEGHRWIDMRRYGRLNQLPLDIATGTNAHFVARVQPIPQGECLVRAGKTGALAGPGC from the coding sequence ATGACGACGACATCACTCAAGACGACCACGAATTCCGTGAAGACGTCCCTCGCTACGCTGCGCGCGGTCGGCGCGCTCGCGTCGCTGGCGGCCCTTGCCGCCTGCAACTCTGATAAGCTCGTGCTGAGCAACCCGAACGCGCCCACCGTGGAAGCGGCGGCGGCGGACCCGCAGGCGCTGCAGCTGCAGGCCAACGGCCTGCTCCGTCAGCTCCGCAACGGCCGCGGCGCGTTCATCACGTCCACCGGCCGCTTTGGCCGCGAAGCGTACATCTACACCCCGCAGGAAGGCCGTAACACGTCGGCCTACCTCATCGGCATCTCCGGCCAGAACAAGCTCGACCCGGCCGGCTTTGCGGTGGAGAACTGGGGCACGCAGTACGGCAACCTGCGCGACATCTTCAACTTCAAGAATTCGGCGACGAATTCGACGCTGTTGACGGCCGAGCAGAAGAGTGCCGCACTGGGCTTCGCCCGCACGCTCGAAGGGCTGGAGCTGCTGTACGTCATCTCGACGCGTGATACGCTCGGTCTCGTGGTGGAGATCAAGCAGAACGCGTCGGACCTCGCGGCGTTCGTGTCGCGGGACTCGGCGTACAAGTACATCATCAACACGCTGGACGACGGTGCGGCGAAGCTGGCGGCGGGCGGGAGCGCGTTCCCGTTCACCATGCATGCCGGCTTCAACGGCTTCAACACGCCGAGCACGTTCCGCCAGTTCAACCGCGCCATCGCGGCGCGTGCGAACGCCTACTACGCCACGTCGGGTGGTGGCACGGCGGCCTGGCAGGCGGCGCTGACGGCGCTGACGGCCTCGTTCATGAACACCGGCGCGACCACGCGTGCGGCGCTCGACGCGGGTCCGTCGCATCCGTACTCGACGGCCTCGGGTGACGCCAACAATCCGCTCAACTCGGTCACGAACACCGACCTGTTTGCGCACATGAGCATTCAGACGGATGCGCAGCTGAAGGCGGATGGCAACCCGGACGATCGCTACACGGCCAAGATCGGTACCCGCGCGACGCGTAACGCGCCGCAGGGTCTGGGCATCGCGTCGTCGCTCGGCTTCAACATGTATCCGACGACGTCGAGCAGCCTGCCGATCATCCGCAACGAAGAGCTCCTGCTCCTCCGCGCCGAAGCGCTGCTGGCCACGGGCGACAAGGCGGGTGCGATTGCGATCATCAACCAGATCCGTCAGTCGTCGGGTGGCCTGCCCGCCTCGACGCTCACCACCGCGTCCACGGATGCGGCGGTGCTGACCGAACTGCTGTACAACAAGCGGTACTCGCTCCTCCTCGAGGGGCACCGCTGGATCGACATGCGTCGCTACGGCCGCCTGAACCAGCTCCCGCTGGACATCGCGACCGGCACGAACGCGCACTTCGTGGCGCGCGTGCAGCCGATCCCGCAGGGCGAGTGCCTCGTCCGCGCGGGCAAGACGGGCGCGCTGGCCGGCCCGGGCTGCTAA